Part of the Desulfovibrio sp. TomC genome is shown below.
TTGTGGGTGTGGACGCCGAAAGGAACCCCGGGCAGGGCTTCGACCACGCTGGAAACGATCTGGCGGAATTCGCTTGGCAGGGTGCCGCCGTTGGTGTCGCACAGGACCAGCACGCAGGCTCCGGCTTCGTGGGCCTTGCGCAAGACGGCCAGGGCGTAGTCGGGGTTGGCCTTGTAGCCGTCGAAAAAGTGTTCGGCGTCAAAAAACAGCTCTTTGACGTGGGGGCGCAGGTAGGCCAGGGAGTCGCCAACCAGCTCGAGGTTCCGCGGCAGGGTGGTGCCCAGGGCGTCGGTGACGTGGATGTCCCAGGACTTGCCGAAAATGGTGATGACCGGCACGGCCGCTTCGACCAGGGCCTTGAGGTTGGGGTCGGTGGCGGCGGTTGCCCGGTGGTTGTGGGTGCTGCCAAAGGCGGCAACGGCGGCATTTTTCAGGCTGTAATTCTGGATTTCCTGGAAAAATCGCTTGTCGGTCGGATTGGATCCGGGCCAGCCGCCTTCGATGTAGGCCACGCCCAGTTCATCGAGTTTGAGCGCGATGCGCAGCTTGTCCTCGGTGGTGAGGCTTATGTCCTCGGCCTGGGTGCCGTCACGAAGAGTGGTGTCATATATGGAAACGCGTCGCATAGTGTGTCGCTTGTGGGTGTCGGGGCGCGGTCGCCTGACGCGCCCCGGCTGTGTGCAGTGGCGGCCGTCCGGGGACAGATGGGTGTTCCCGAACGGCCCAGGGCGCGAAACAGGCGATGTTTCGCGCCAAACCCGCCCTAGCAGGCCTTGATCGGAGCCTGGGACAGCCCGAAGGCGTCGTGTAGGGTCCGAACGGCGAGTTCGAGGTACTTTTCCTCGATCAGGCAGGTAATCTTAATCTCGGAGGTGGCGATCATCAGAATATTGATGTTTTCCTTCTTGAGGATGGTGAACATCATGGAGGCGACGCCGGAGTGGCTGCGCATCCCCACGCCAATGACCGAGACCTTGCAGACGTTGGTGTCGTGCTGGATTTCCGCCGCGCCGATTTCCGGCTTGAGCCTTCCCAGGATATCCATGGTCTTGTCCAGGTTGCCCCGGGAGATGGTAAAGGTCATGTCGGTGCGGCCTTCGCGGCCGGTGTTCTGGATGATCATGTCCACCAGAATGCCGGCCTCGGCAATGGGGGAGAAGATGGCGGCGGCCACGCCTGGGCGGTCGATGACGTTTCTGACCGTGATGCGGCACTGGTCCTTGTCGTAGGCGATGCCCGAAACCAGCACGTCTTCCATTTCCGTATCCTCCGAAGTGACCAGGGTGCCGGGATCGTCGGTAAACGTCGAGCGGACCCGAACCGGTACGTTGTATTTCTTGGCTAATTCCACCGAACGAATCTGCAGGACTTTGGCCCCCATGCTGGAGAATTCCAGCATCTCGTCATAGGAAATGCGGTCGAGCTTTCGGGCCGTGCTGCACAGGTTGGGATCGGTGGTGTAGACGCCGTTGACATCGGTATAGATTTCGCAGACCTCGGCATCAAGGGCCGCGGCCAGGGCCACGCCGGTGGTGTCGGAGCCGCCCCGACCCAGGGTGGTCGGCCGGCCGAGGCAGTCAACCCCCTGGAAGCCGGCCACCACCAGGACGTCGTAGTCCTCAAGCAGCCCCAAGAGGCGCGGGGTGTCGATTTCCATGATGCGCGCCCGGGTGAAATTGGAATTGGTGGTGATGGGAATCTGAAAGCCGAGCAGGGACCGGGCGCGAAGCCCCGCATCTTTGCACAGCATGGCGAAAAGGGCCACGGACACCTGTTCGCCGGTAGTCACCATCACGTCGAGTTCAGCCGGATCGGGATCAGGGGAAAATTCCCGGGCCAGTTCGAGCAGCCGGTTGGTTTCGCCGGACATGGCCGAAAGGGCCACCACCAGTTTGTACCCGGCGGCGTGGGCTTTTTGCGCCCGGTTAAGGACCAGGCGCATCCGCTCCAGGCCCTTCACCGACGTGCCGCCGTATTTTTGCACCATAATCCGCATGGTAGCCTCCAAAAAATGCCGGGGGACAGGCTTCCCCGGATAGCTCAGTCGTCCACAAGATCCGGGCAGACCGCAGCCAGGGCGGCCAGGGCGGCACAGCCCCGTTCCCCGCTGGCGCTCATCCGACATAACCGGCCGGACGCGGCCGGCAGCCAGTCGCATTCCAGCCGGTGGGGCGGATGCATGTCCCGGGGCAGATGCTCGGCCCATTCCACGACCACGATGGCGTCGTTTTCCGCCGCCGCTTCCAGGTGTTCCTCAACCGATGGATCGCCGCCGGGTATCCGGTAGAGATCGACGTGGAACACTTCCGGCCGGGTCGGGTAGACATTGACGATGTTGAAACTCGGACTGGCCACTTCGGCGTCGTCCCCGCCGGGCAGCGCGCCGGCCAGTCCCCGGACCAGGGTGGTTTTGCCCGATCCGAGGTCCCCGCGCAAGAGCAGGGAGGCCCGCCTGGCCGCATCGGCCAGGATAGCGGCCAAGGCCCGGCCAAGGGCCAAGGTGGCTGCCTCATCCGGCAGCCGCAAGGAAAGAGTGGGGCTGGAAGCCATGCGCCGGACTATTTTTTTAACAGCGTGCCCAGGATGTCCTGCATCCCGATGATGCCGACAATGACGCCGCCGTCCACCACCGGAATGGTGTGGTAGCCCTTGTCGGTCATAAGCGTGGCCACTTCGTCGATGGGGGTGGCCGAGGTCACCGTCACCGGGGAGGCGGTCATGGCGTGGAAAGCGGTCAGGGCCGACATCTTTTCCACTTCCCGATCCAGGTCCTTCATGGAACCAAGCGGAATAAAGCCGTCAAGGAGCGAGAAGACCGAGGGCAGGGAGAGCTTTTTCTGCTGGGCCACCAGATCGGACTGGCACAGGATGCCGGTGATGGTTCCGGCGGCATTGACCACGGGAACGCCGTTATAACCCTTGTCTAAAAGGAGCTGGGCGGCGGCGCTGATTTCAGTGTCTTCGGCGATGGTGACGACGTTTGCGGTCATCACGTCTTTGGCTGTGAGCATCCGTTACTCCGTGAGGGCATGGGGCAGTATATTTGCGATTTCCGAGGCCAGATTGCCCCGCGCGGGATAAGCGTCGGCGAGCAATTCGCCAGCGCGTCCATGCCAATACACTGCAAGGCTGGCGGCGAGCAAGGGGGAAAGACCCCTGGCCGCGAGGCTCCCGGCCAATCCGGACAGCACGTCGCCCGAGCCGCCAACGGCCAGGTTGGGGGCGATGACCGGACTGACGGCAATCAGCCCGTCCGGCATGGCCACCACTGTGGCCGGCCCCTTGAGCACGGCCACGCAGCCAAAGCGGGCGGCCAACTCCCGGGCCGAGGCCGGCCGGTCGGCTTCGATCCCGGCAATGTTCGTCCCGAGCAGCCGGGCCGCTTCGCCGGGATGGGGCGTCATAACGGCATTCGGGCCGATCTTTTGGGCCAGCTGCGGCGAGGCGGCCAGGAAATAGAGGGCGTCGGCGTCGAGAATGACCGGACAGGGCAGGGGGAGCAGGGCGTCCAGGAACCCGGCCGTGTCGCTGTGGCGGCCAAGGCCCGGCCCCAGGGCCACCGCCCCGGCTCCGGCCGCGAAATCGCGCACGGCTGCGGCATCGGCAGCGCAGAAATGGTGGCCCGATCCGATCGGCATGGTCATGACGTCGGGAAATCCAGCCTTGAGGGACACCTCGACCGCTCCGGGGCAGGCGATGCTGACCAGCCCCGATCCGGCCCGAAGCGCCCCCAGTCCGGCCAAAAGCGGTGCCCCGGTCAGGCCGCGGCTGCCGCCGACCACCACCACCCGCCCGGCGCTGCCCTTGTGCAGCGTCGGCGAAACCGGTCCCAGTGCGCCAAGGATGCGCCGGGTGATGCGCCCGGCCCGGCAGGGATGGCGCTCCCGCACAACTTTTGGAATGCCGATCTCGCGCACCAGCAGCCGCCCGACATATGGAGCGGCCTGCTCCGTCACCAACCCGGTTTTGGCCGCTTCAAAGGTCGCCGTGGCCTGGGCCGTCACCGCCACCGGCGAAGGCCGGCCGGTGGCGCCGTTCAGGCCTGACGGAATGTCCAGGGCAAAAATATACGACCGCTTGGCCAGCCCGTTGACCGCCGCAATCACGTCGGCCAGCTCCGGACGCACGGGGCCGCTCAGTCCCGTCCCCAGCAGGCCGTCGACCAGGATGTCCGGCGCATCAATCCCGGACAAGTCCACTCGCGCCAGCGGCACCATCTCCAAGCCCAGCGTTGCCGCCAACCGGACATTATAGCCTGCAGCGCCCCGGTAGTTGCCCCTTGGCCGGGCCAGGGCCACCGTGACCCGCGCTCCCCGGTTGTCCAGATGTCTGGCCAAGGC
Proteins encoded:
- a CDS encoding aspartate kinase, which produces MRIMVQKYGGTSVKGLERMRLVLNRAQKAHAAGYKLVVALSAMSGETNRLLELAREFSPDPDPAELDVMVTTGEQVSVALFAMLCKDAGLRARSLLGFQIPITTNSNFTRARIMEIDTPRLLGLLEDYDVLVVAGFQGVDCLGRPTTLGRGGSDTTGVALAAALDAEVCEIYTDVNGVYTTDPNLCSTARKLDRISYDEMLEFSSMGAKVLQIRSVELAKKYNVPVRVRSTFTDDPGTLVTSEDTEMEDVLVSGIAYDKDQCRITVRNVIDRPGVAAAIFSPIAEAGILVDMIIQNTGREGRTDMTFTISRGNLDKTMDILGRLKPEIGAAEIQHDTNVCKVSVIGVGMRSHSGVASMMFTILKKENINILMIATSEIKITCLIEEKYLELAVRTLHDAFGLSQAPIKAC
- the tsaE gene encoding tRNA (adenosine(37)-N6)-threonylcarbamoyltransferase complex ATPase subunit type 1 TsaE — its product is MASSPTLSLRLPDEAATLALGRALAAILADAARRASLLLRGDLGSGKTTLVRGLAGALPGGDDAEVASPSFNIVNVYPTRPEVFHVDLYRIPGGDPSVEEHLEAAAENDAIVVVEWAEHLPRDMHPPHRLECDWLPAASGRLCRMSASGERGCAALAALAAVCPDLVDD
- a CDS encoding CBS domain-containing protein, which translates into the protein MLTAKDVMTANVVTIAEDTEISAAAQLLLDKGYNGVPVVNAAGTITGILCQSDLVAQQKKLSLPSVFSLLDGFIPLGSMKDLDREVEKMSALTAFHAMTASPVTVTSATPIDEVATLMTDKGYHTIPVVDGGVIVGIIGMQDILGTLLKK
- a CDS encoding bifunctional ADP-dependent NAD(P)H-hydrate dehydratase/NAD(P)H-hydrate epimerase, whose protein sequence is MLLDHRYFDPLPTPTEIAGWDAACVAECGMSFLALMENASREAMHALLGEVGKVAGKRVLLLAGPGNNGGDAVALARHLDNRGARVTVALARPRGNYRGAAGYNVRLAATLGLEMVPLARVDLSGIDAPDILVDGLLGTGLSGPVRPELADVIAAVNGLAKRSYIFALDIPSGLNGATGRPSPVAVTAQATATFEAAKTGLVTEQAAPYVGRLLVREIGIPKVVRERHPCRAGRITRRILGALGPVSPTLHKGSAGRVVVVGGSRGLTGAPLLAGLGALRAGSGLVSIACPGAVEVSLKAGFPDVMTMPIGSGHHFCAADAAAVRDFAAGAGAVALGPGLGRHSDTAGFLDALLPLPCPVILDADALYFLAASPQLAQKIGPNAVMTPHPGEAARLLGTNIAGIEADRPASARELAARFGCVAVLKGPATVVAMPDGLIAVSPVIAPNLAVGGSGDVLSGLAGSLAARGLSPLLAASLAVYWHGRAGELLADAYPARGNLASEIANILPHALTE